In Paralichthys olivaceus isolate ysfri-2021 chromosome 13, ASM2471397v2, whole genome shotgun sequence, the following are encoded in one genomic region:
- the LOC109633073 gene encoding apolipoprotein A-I encodes MKVLVVLVLAVFSGCQANLFYADAPKPQMEVMTDAFWDYVAKVTQTADDTLQMIRKSQFGQEVSARLTESSDLASTYAVSLQEQLPPSAQDVIAKVTAEAEVLKERVITELGTVRGKLEPYTEDMKAQIQQRVEQLKQELAPYADSVDSEALRATLMQKSEELKTSLEQSVKDLQTQLGPYTDDLKQKVDLHLQDFKERVAPMTEKVQSELTQRAQQVKDMATPYVDELRQRLDPYAQDLQTRLSSLYNSFVKAN; translated from the exons ATGAAGGTCCTTGTTGTGCTCGTCCTTGCTGTCTTCAGCG GCTGTCAAGCCAACCTGTTCTACGCTGATGCACCCAAGCCACAGATGGAGGTGATGACTGATGCTTTCTGGGACTATGTTGCCAAAGTCACCCAGACAGCTGACGACACCCTGCAGATGATCAGGAAGTCTCAGTTTGGACAGGAAGTCAG TGCCCGTCTCACAGAAAGTTCCGACCTCGCCAGCACATACGCTGTGAGCCTCCAGGAGCAGCTTCCCCCTTCAGCCCAGGACGTGATTGCCAAAGTCACTGCAGAGGCTGAAGTGCTAAAGGAGCGTGTGATCACAGAGCTGGGCACTGTCAGGGGGAAGCTGGAGCCCTACACTGAGGACATGAAGGCCCAGATCCAGCAGAGGGTGGAGCAGCTCAAACAGGAGCTGGCCCCCTACGCAGACTCCGTGGACTCCGAGGCCCTGAGGGCCACCCTGATGCAGAAGAGCGAGGAGCTGAAGACCAGCCTGGAGCAGAGCGTGAAGGACCTGCAGACTCAGCTGGGGCCCTACACTGACGACCTGAAGCAGAAGGTTGACCTGCACCTGCAGGACTTCAAGGAGCGCGTGGCCCCAATGACCGAGAAGGTGCAGAGCGAGTTGACTCAGAGAGCCCAGCAGGTGAAAGACATGGCCACCCCCTACGTTGATGAGCTGAGACAGAGACTGGACCCCTACGCACAGGACCTCCAGACTCGTCTCTCCTCCCTGTACAACTCCTTTGTCAAAGCTAACTAA
- the LOC109633366 gene encoding apolipoprotein A-I-like, translating into MKVFVVLAIAVLSGCHANLFYADEPKPQMEVLIDSFWDYIAKATQTADDTLQMIRKSEFGQEVNGRLADSADLASTYAVTLQEQLPPAAQNLMTKITREADVLRNVLTKELGTVREKLEPYTEDMKAQIQQRVEQLKQELAPYADSLDSDTLRATLMQRSEELKTGLEQSVKDLQAQLGPYTDDLRQKVDQHLQDFQDSVAPMTEKVQVELSQRANLVKTMVAPYAEDLRGKLDPYAQDLQAQLMSFYQSFVNAN; encoded by the exons ATGAAGGTGTTTGTGGTATTAGCCATTGCTGTGCTGTCTG GCTGTCATGCCAACCTCTTCTATGCTGATGAGCCCAAGCCACAGATGGAAGTGCTGATTGATTCTTTCTGGGACTACATTGCGAAGGCCACCCAGACAGCTGACGACACCCTGCAGATGATCAGGAAGTCTGAGTTTGGACAGGAAGTCAA TGGCCGCCTGGCAGATAGTGCCGACCTCGCCAGCACCTATGCAGTCACCCTCCAGGAGCAGCTTCCCCCTGCAGCCCAGAACCTCATGACCAAGATCACCAGAGAGGCTGACGTGCTGAGAAACGTGCTGACCAAGGAGCTGGGCACTGTCAGGGAGAAGCTGGAGCCCTACACTGAGGACATGAAGGCCCAGATCCAGCAGAGAGTGGAGCAGCTTAAACAGGAGCTGGCTCCCTACGCAGACTCCCTGGACTCCGACACCCTGAGGGCCACCCTGATGCAGAGGAGTGAGGAGCTGAAGACCGGCCTGGAGCAGAGCGTGAAGGACCTGCAGGCTCAGCTGGGGCCCTACACCGACGACCTAAGGCAGAAGGTGGATCAGCACCTGCAGGACTTCCAAGATAGTGTGGCCCCGATGACCGAGAAGGTGCAGGTTGAGCTGAGTCAAAGAGCCAACTTGGTGAAAACAATGGTGGCCCCCTATGCTGAGGACCTGAGAGGAAAGCTTGACCCCTACGCTCAGGACCTCCAAGCCCAGCTCATGTCCTTCTACCAGTCCTTTGTCAATGCCAACTGA